Proteins encoded in a region of the Microbacterium neungamense genome:
- the serB gene encoding phosphoserine phosphatase SerB yields the protein MTAARFLVVLDADSTLIQDEVIELLAEEAGRREQVQAATEAAMRGEVDFAASLRSRVAALEGVPETAFETVRARVRPTPGVHELIEAVHERGGVVGVVSGGFHEILDHIAPALGVDRWRANRLAIAAAALSGLVDGAIVDAAAKAAALQEWADELGVPRRATIAIGDGANDLLMMAAAGLGIAFNAKPAVRQAASLVVGPVDLREVIPLLP from the coding sequence GTGACCGCAGCGCGCTTCCTCGTCGTCCTCGATGCCGATTCCACGCTCATCCAGGATGAGGTGATCGAACTCCTCGCCGAGGAGGCCGGCCGGCGCGAGCAGGTGCAGGCCGCGACGGAGGCGGCCATGCGCGGCGAGGTGGACTTCGCCGCCAGCCTGCGCTCGCGGGTGGCGGCGCTCGAGGGAGTGCCGGAGACGGCCTTCGAGACGGTCCGCGCGCGGGTGCGTCCGACCCCCGGCGTCCACGAGCTGATCGAGGCGGTGCATGAGCGCGGCGGCGTGGTCGGCGTCGTCTCGGGCGGGTTCCACGAGATCCTCGACCACATCGCGCCGGCGCTCGGCGTGGACCGCTGGCGCGCGAACCGGCTCGCGATCGCGGCGGCCGCGCTGTCAGGGCTGGTGGACGGCGCCATCGTGGATGCCGCGGCGAAGGCCGCCGCCCTCCAGGAGTGGGCGGACGAACTGGGCGTGCCGCGGCGGGCCACGATCGCGATCGGCGACGGTGCGAACGACCTGCTGATGATGGCGGCGGCCGGCCTCGGCATCGCTTTCAACGCGAAGCCCGCCGTCCGCCAGGCGGCGAGCCTCGTGGTCGGGCCGGTGGACCTGCGCGAGGTCATCCCGCTCCTGCCCTGA
- a CDS encoding HNH endonuclease — MRDGGGTDLSNGILLCVACHHRIHDDGWEIRIEGTGVTATPVFIPPPWLDPQRTPRRGGRARFDLAA; from the coding sequence ATGCGGGACGGCGGAGGCACGGATCTCAGCAACGGCATCCTGCTCTGCGTCGCCTGCCATCACCGCATCCACGACGACGGCTGGGAGATACGCATCGAGGGGACGGGCGTGACGGCGACGCCGGTCTTCATCCCGCCGCCCTGGCTGGACCCTCAGCGCACACCCCGGCGCGGCGGCCGGGCACGATTCGACCTGGCCGCCTGA
- a CDS encoding type B 50S ribosomal protein L31 yields the protein MKTDIHPDYQAVVFRDLGSGETFLTRSTVTSDKTIELDGVEYPVIDVEISSASHPFYTGKQRIMDSAGRVEKFNQRFKNFGGR from the coding sequence ATGAAGACTGACATTCACCCCGACTACCAGGCCGTCGTGTTCCGCGACCTCGGCTCGGGCGAGACCTTCCTCACCCGCTCCACCGTGACCAGCGACAAGACGATCGAGCTGGACGGTGTGGAGTACCCCGTCATCGACGTCGAGATCTCCTCGGCCTCGCACCCGTTCTACACGGGCAAGCAGCGCATCATGGACTCCGCCGGCCGCGTGGAGAAGTTCAACCAGCGCTTCAAGAACTTCGGCGGACGCTAA
- the fabG gene encoding 3-oxoacyl-ACP reductase FabG: MSTDRVVLVTGGNRGIGRAIAERFVREGYRVAVTARSGEGPEGTLTVRADVTDAAAVDAAFTEVERQLGPVEIVVANAGITKDTLLMRMSEDDFDSVVATNLGGSFRVVKRASKGMLRARFGRVILISSVVGLYGSAGQVNYAASKSGLVGFARSLTRELGGRGITANVVAPGFIETDMTAELPEETQKQYKANIPAGRFATADEVAGVVTWLASDDAAYISGAVIPVDGGLGMGH; the protein is encoded by the coding sequence ATGAGCACGGATCGCGTCGTCCTCGTCACCGGCGGAAACCGCGGCATCGGTCGTGCGATCGCCGAGCGCTTCGTCCGCGAGGGGTACCGGGTCGCGGTCACCGCCCGCAGCGGCGAGGGCCCGGAGGGGACGCTCACCGTGCGGGCCGACGTGACGGATGCCGCGGCCGTCGACGCCGCCTTCACTGAGGTCGAGCGGCAGCTCGGCCCGGTCGAGATCGTCGTCGCGAACGCCGGGATCACCAAGGACACCCTGCTGATGCGGATGTCGGAGGACGACTTCGACAGCGTCGTCGCCACGAACCTGGGCGGCTCCTTCCGCGTCGTCAAGCGCGCCTCGAAGGGGATGCTGCGCGCCCGGTTCGGCCGCGTCATCCTCATCTCCAGCGTCGTCGGCCTGTACGGCTCGGCAGGCCAGGTCAACTACGCCGCCTCCAAGAGCGGCCTGGTCGGCTTCGCCCGCTCGCTCACCCGGGAGCTGGGCGGCCGCGGGATCACCGCGAACGTCGTCGCTCCGGGCTTCATCGAGACCGACATGACCGCCGAGCTGCCCGAGGAGACCCAGAAGCAGTACAAGGCGAACATCCCGGCGGGGCGCTTCGCGACCGCCGACGAGGTCGCCGGCGTGGTGACCTGGCTCGCCTCCGACGACGCCGCCTACATCTCCGGCGCGGTCATCCCGGTGGACGGCGGCCTCGGGATGGGCCACTGA
- a CDS encoding ABC transporter ATP-binding protein: MPSALELTDVVVRREGRNIVDHVTWAVSDDQRWVILGPNGAGKTTLLQLADTLLHPTSGTVTVLGETLGRTDVFEIRPRIGFASSAMARRVPRDETVLNAVLTAAYSVLGRWNEAYEGIDERRAQRVLAEWKLEHLSERLFGTLSDGEQKRVQIARAVMTDPELLLLDEPTASLDLGSREELLSLLGGYAGSPTTPAMVMVTHHVEEIPIGFTHMLLLREGRVVASGPIEETLTSDSLSEAFGMPIALSAEGGRFAARAA; this comes from the coding sequence ATGCCGAGTGCTCTGGAACTCACCGATGTCGTCGTGCGCCGCGAGGGGCGCAACATCGTCGATCACGTGACCTGGGCGGTCTCGGATGACCAGCGATGGGTCATCCTCGGACCGAACGGCGCGGGCAAGACGACGCTGCTGCAGTTGGCGGACACGCTCCTGCATCCCACCTCGGGAACCGTGACGGTGCTCGGCGAGACGCTCGGGCGCACCGATGTGTTCGAGATCCGGCCGCGGATCGGCTTCGCATCATCGGCGATGGCACGCCGGGTTCCCCGCGACGAGACGGTGCTGAACGCCGTGCTCACCGCGGCGTACTCGGTGCTCGGTCGCTGGAACGAGGCGTACGAGGGCATCGACGAGCGCCGTGCCCAGCGGGTGCTCGCCGAGTGGAAGCTCGAGCACCTGTCCGAGCGGCTGTTCGGCACGCTCAGCGACGGCGAGCAGAAGCGCGTGCAGATCGCCCGCGCGGTGATGACCGACCCGGAGCTGCTGCTCCTCGACGAGCCGACCGCCAGCCTCGATCTCGGGTCCCGCGAGGAGCTGCTCAGCCTGCTCGGCGGCTACGCCGGCTCGCCGACGACGCCGGCGATGGTGATGGTCACCCACCACGTGGAAGAGATCCCCATCGGGTTCACCCACATGCTGCTGCTGCGAGAGGGGCGGGTGGTGGCATCCGGCCCGATCGAGGAGACGCTCACGTCCGACTCGCTCAGCGAGGCGTTCGGGATGCCGATCGCGCTGTCCGCCGAGGGCGGCCGCTTCGCGGCCCGCGCCGCCTGA
- a CDS encoding 3'-5' exonuclease, protein MTHAAQLPSWITRVGVFDLETTGVDVTADRIVTAHVGVLDARGREIAARDWLADPGVEIPEGAAAVHGITTAHARAHGRPAAQVVAEITRALRTLLAQGLPIVAYNASYDFSLLAHEARRHGVPELVDPAPVIDPFVIDKAYDRYRPGKRTLEIVAAHYAVGLDAAHEASADAVAAGRVAQALARRFPLPDSPVELHTRQIAWARAQASSLTEYFIRIGRLDPEQTVDGTWPVRGESA, encoded by the coding sequence ATGACCCACGCAGCGCAGCTCCCGTCCTGGATCACCCGGGTCGGCGTGTTCGACCTGGAGACGACCGGTGTCGACGTGACCGCCGACCGCATCGTCACCGCCCACGTCGGCGTGCTCGACGCCCGCGGGCGGGAGATCGCCGCGCGGGACTGGCTGGCCGATCCTGGGGTGGAGATCCCGGAGGGCGCCGCAGCGGTGCACGGCATCACCACGGCGCACGCCCGGGCGCACGGCAGGCCGGCGGCCCAGGTCGTTGCCGAGATCACCCGGGCGCTGCGCACCCTGCTCGCGCAGGGCCTGCCCATCGTGGCGTACAACGCGTCGTACGACTTCTCCCTGCTCGCGCACGAGGCACGGCGGCACGGTGTTCCGGAGCTGGTGGATCCCGCGCCGGTGATCGACCCGTTCGTGATCGACAAGGCCTACGACCGCTACCGGCCGGGGAAGCGCACGCTCGAGATCGTGGCCGCGCACTACGCGGTCGGACTGGACGCCGCACACGAGGCGTCCGCGGATGCGGTCGCCGCGGGGCGCGTGGCGCAGGCTCTCGCCCGCCGGTTCCCGCTGCCAGACTCGCCGGTCGAGCTGCACACCCGGCAGATCGCGTGGGCGCGGGCGCAGGCGTCCAGCCTGACCGAATACTTCATCAGGATCGGCCGGCTGGACCCGGAACAGACCGTGGACGGCACCTGGCCGGTCCGCGGGGAATCCGCCTGA
- a CDS encoding alpha/beta fold hydrolase gives MPATSPYAARLAEVPVERREVEIDGSVTAYWVYGPPPAEAAATIVAVHGFRGEHHGLEPVIAFLPGVRVLSPDLPGFGETPPLPSGRHDLEAYTGWLTAFTAAVAPGAVVLGHSFGSIVASAAVAEGLRTPRLILINPIGAPALEGPKGLLTRLAILYYTLGARLPERLGTALLRHPLIVRAMSIAMAKTKDPVLRRFIHDQHDTYFSRFADRDQLHDAFVTSVSHDVRAFAPRIDVPTLLIAAQRDDITPIEAERRLATMFPHAELVEIADVGHLIHYETPAEAAAAIRRFLRLPVAPGR, from the coding sequence ATGCCCGCGACCTCCCCCTACGCTGCGCGCCTCGCGGAGGTCCCGGTCGAACGGCGTGAGGTGGAGATCGACGGCTCCGTCACGGCGTACTGGGTCTACGGGCCGCCTCCCGCGGAAGCCGCGGCCACGATCGTGGCCGTGCACGGCTTCCGCGGCGAGCACCACGGCCTCGAGCCGGTGATCGCCTTCCTGCCCGGGGTCCGGGTGCTCTCACCCGACCTCCCCGGATTCGGGGAGACACCGCCGCTGCCCTCCGGCCGGCACGACCTCGAGGCGTACACCGGCTGGCTCACCGCGTTCACCGCCGCGGTCGCCCCGGGGGCCGTGGTCCTCGGCCACTCCTTCGGCTCGATCGTCGCCTCTGCGGCCGTCGCGGAGGGCCTGCGGACGCCGCGCCTCATCCTGATCAACCCAATCGGCGCCCCGGCCCTGGAGGGGCCGAAGGGGCTGCTCACCCGGCTCGCCATCCTCTACTACACGCTCGGCGCCCGCCTGCCCGAGCGGCTCGGAACCGCCCTGCTGCGGCATCCGCTCATCGTGCGCGCGATGAGCATCGCGATGGCGAAGACGAAGGATCCGGTGCTCCGCCGTTTCATCCACGACCAGCACGACACGTATTTCTCGCGGTTCGCCGATCGCGACCAGCTGCACGACGCCTTCGTCACCAGCGTCTCGCACGACGTGCGCGCCTTCGCCCCCCGCATCGACGTGCCCACGCTGCTGATCGCGGCGCAGCGGGACGACATCACCCCGATCGAGGCGGAGCGGAGGCTCGCGACGATGTTCCCGCACGCCGAGCTCGTCGAGATCGCCGACGTCGGGCATCTCATCCACTACGAGACGCCGGCCGAGGCGGCCGCCGCGATCCGTCGCTTCCTCAGGCTTCCCGTCGCGCCAGGCCGATGA
- a CDS encoding alpha/beta fold hydrolase has protein sequence MTPTLEAAGLRPHPMTMPGVDEPHPDGIGLAEWVAAAVERIDALPGEVVLVGHSGGGSVVWGAADARPDRVARVVFVDTVPTPPGFPINDFETEMLMGEYDREALERELEKWGPYADEYRAIEDVEVARIGSAHWPQFSWPQRLGELLVEAVKR, from the coding sequence GTGACACCAACGCTGGAGGCCGCCGGCCTCCGCCCGCATCCGATGACGATGCCTGGCGTCGACGAGCCGCACCCCGACGGGATCGGGCTCGCGGAATGGGTGGCGGCGGCGGTCGAGCGCATCGACGCGCTTCCCGGCGAGGTCGTGCTCGTGGGGCACTCCGGCGGCGGCAGCGTCGTGTGGGGTGCGGCGGATGCCCGGCCCGACCGTGTGGCGCGGGTGGTGTTCGTCGACACCGTGCCCACGCCGCCCGGCTTCCCGATCAACGACTTCGAGACCGAGATGCTGATGGGCGAGTACGACCGCGAGGCTCTGGAGCGCGAGCTGGAGAAGTGGGGGCCGTACGCCGACGAGTACCGCGCGATCGAGGACGTCGAGGTGGCGCGGATCGGCTCGGCGCACTGGCCGCAGTTCAGCTGGCCGCAGCGGCTCGGCGAGCTGCTCGTGGAGGCGGTGAAGCGCTAG
- a CDS encoding SURF1 family cytochrome oxidase biogenesis protein, with protein sequence MSRRMLRWGAYLLVAAGFAVACAFLSHWQFDRNEERARQIALVERNYDAPAAPLDAVLDGDELDPGDEWRPVELHGEYLADQQVLVRNRPHGGTSAFEVLVPFRDRSGLVLLVDRGWVPPGDGDAPDAVPAPPSGEVTVIARLRPGEPLPSSGRGAPEGQVPTIHLPTVDAAVDAALVTGAYGQLVSETPPADRTPGGFESPTEDPGPHLSYAIQWILFAVMGFGFIGYVIRTEIVKAREDAGERPARASRRRDRDADDEDALLDAAQR encoded by the coding sequence GTGAGCCGGCGGATGCTGCGCTGGGGCGCCTATCTGCTGGTGGCCGCGGGCTTCGCGGTCGCCTGCGCGTTCCTGTCGCACTGGCAGTTCGACCGCAACGAAGAGCGTGCGCGCCAGATCGCGCTCGTGGAGCGGAACTACGATGCGCCCGCCGCCCCGCTCGACGCGGTGCTGGACGGCGATGAGCTCGACCCCGGTGACGAGTGGCGTCCGGTCGAACTGCACGGCGAGTATCTCGCCGATCAGCAGGTGCTGGTGCGGAACCGTCCCCACGGCGGCACGAGCGCCTTCGAGGTGCTGGTCCCGTTCCGCGACCGCAGCGGCCTGGTGCTGCTGGTGGATCGGGGCTGGGTGCCGCCGGGGGACGGCGACGCCCCGGATGCGGTCCCGGCGCCGCCCTCCGGCGAGGTGACGGTGATCGCCCGGCTGCGTCCCGGCGAGCCGCTGCCCTCCTCCGGGCGGGGCGCGCCCGAGGGACAGGTGCCGACGATCCACCTGCCGACCGTGGACGCGGCGGTCGACGCCGCGCTCGTCACGGGCGCGTACGGGCAGCTGGTGTCGGAGACGCCGCCGGCCGACCGCACGCCCGGCGGGTTCGAGTCGCCCACCGAGGACCCGGGGCCGCACCTGTCGTACGCGATCCAGTGGATCCTGTTCGCCGTGATGGGCTTCGGGTTCATCGGCTACGTGATCCGCACCGAGATCGTGAAGGCCCGCGAGGATGCCGGTGAGCGCCCCGCCCGTGCCTCTCGCCGGCGCGATCGCGACGCCGACGACGAGGACGCCCTGCTCGACGCCGCCCAGCGGTAG
- a CDS encoding DUF3099 domain-containing protein translates to MKHTRHAPAVTSLPQAPHDEASHRVRRYALTMGIRMVCFLLMAFVQPYGWWTWVFAIAAAVLPYIAVVFANAGSDSVETRVESPGPQLGAPATTGPEPTAPDVITIHESPDRGDARADERDEGK, encoded by the coding sequence GTGAAGCACACCCGACACGCCCCCGCTGTCACCTCTCTGCCGCAGGCGCCGCATGATGAGGCGAGCCACCGCGTGCGCCGGTATGCGCTCACCATGGGCATCCGGATGGTGTGCTTCCTGCTGATGGCGTTCGTGCAGCCCTACGGCTGGTGGACGTGGGTGTTCGCGATCGCCGCGGCCGTGCTGCCGTACATCGCCGTCGTCTTCGCGAACGCCGGCAGCGACAGTGTGGAGACGCGCGTGGAGTCCCCGGGCCCGCAGCTCGGCGCGCCCGCGACGACGGGACCGGAGCCGACGGCGCCGGACGTGATCACGATCCACGAGAGCCCCGACCGCGGGGATGCGCGGGCCGACGAGCGGGACGAGGGGAAGTGA
- a CDS encoding Lrp/AsnC family transcriptional regulator, giving the protein MPALDRTDLDLLTALAEDPRITVVALAERLRLSRNTIQARMSRLEQTGVFQSYERSFSTEVLGFPLQAFISIGVRQTELPQIISELARVPEIVQAHGLSGSVDLLARVACRDARHLFDTDARILSIDGVERTETSLARGEVIPFRVAGLIGLARREA; this is encoded by the coding sequence ATGCCCGCGCTCGACCGCACCGATCTCGATCTGCTCACCGCGCTCGCCGAGGACCCGCGGATCACCGTGGTGGCCCTCGCCGAGCGGCTCCGGCTGTCCCGCAACACCATCCAGGCGCGGATGAGCAGGCTCGAGCAGACGGGGGTGTTCCAGTCCTACGAGCGGTCGTTCTCGACCGAGGTGCTGGGGTTCCCGCTGCAGGCGTTCATCAGCATCGGCGTGCGCCAGACGGAGCTGCCGCAGATCATCTCCGAGCTGGCCCGCGTGCCGGAGATCGTGCAGGCGCACGGGCTGAGCGGCTCGGTCGATCTGCTCGCCCGGGTGGCCTGCCGCGACGCGCGCCACCTGTTCGACACGGACGCCCGCATCCTCTCGATCGACGGCGTGGAGCGCACCGAGACCTCGCTGGCGAGGGGCGAGGTGATCCCGTTCCGCGTCGCCGGGCTCATCGGCCTGGCGCGACGGGAAGCCTGA
- the pdhA gene encoding pyruvate dehydrogenase (acetyl-transferring) E1 component subunit alpha, with protein sequence MSPHTAPIVDTAHDLELAERILAPDGSRVPNPQLDRHLADLTPQTLRDLHRDMVVLRRIDAEGVALQRQGQLGLWAPCQGQEAVQIGTARALAPQDFVFPSYRETGVMYVRGAQPGDYVRMWRGEEGAAYDPAALRMAPLQIIIGAQTLHAAGYALGIRNEGIDEVAVAYFGDGATSQGDVNEAMIFASSYRAPVVFVCQNNHWAISEPVGLQSQYPLAGRAPGFGIPSLRVDGNDVLACLAAMRWALEHARSGKGPAYLEAVTYRMGPHTTADDPKRYRDDAELEAWRRRDPITRLEAHLRAAGQLDEAHLAAVQEAADAAAREMRAACLGMTTRPPLAVFDGVYAEPHSGLARQREQYRAYLDTFAEA encoded by the coding sequence ATGTCACCGCACACCGCACCGATCGTGGACACCGCTCACGATCTCGAACTCGCCGAACGGATCCTCGCTCCGGACGGCTCCCGCGTGCCGAATCCCCAGCTGGACCGACATCTCGCGGACCTCACCCCGCAGACCCTCCGGGACCTGCACCGCGACATGGTCGTGCTGCGCCGCATCGACGCCGAGGGCGTCGCCCTGCAGCGTCAGGGCCAGCTCGGGCTGTGGGCGCCCTGCCAGGGCCAGGAGGCCGTGCAGATCGGCACGGCCCGCGCCCTCGCCCCCCAGGACTTCGTCTTCCCGAGCTACCGGGAGACCGGTGTCATGTACGTCCGCGGCGCCCAGCCCGGCGACTACGTGCGCATGTGGCGCGGCGAGGAGGGGGCGGCCTACGACCCCGCGGCGCTGCGCATGGCGCCGCTGCAGATCATCATCGGCGCGCAGACGCTGCACGCGGCCGGCTATGCCCTCGGCATCCGCAACGAGGGCATCGACGAGGTGGCCGTGGCCTACTTCGGCGACGGCGCGACCAGCCAGGGCGATGTGAACGAGGCGATGATCTTCGCGTCCTCGTACCGCGCCCCGGTCGTCTTCGTGTGCCAGAACAACCACTGGGCGATCTCCGAGCCGGTCGGCCTGCAGTCGCAGTACCCGCTCGCCGGACGCGCGCCCGGGTTCGGCATCCCGAGCCTGCGCGTCGACGGCAACGACGTGCTGGCGTGCCTGGCCGCGATGCGCTGGGCGCTCGAACACGCCCGCTCCGGCAAGGGCCCGGCGTACCTGGAGGCCGTGACGTACCGGATGGGGCCGCACACCACCGCCGACGACCCGAAGCGCTACCGCGACGATGCCGAGCTGGAGGCATGGCGCCGACGCGACCCGATCACCCGCCTCGAGGCGCACCTGCGCGCCGCCGGTCAGCTCGACGAGGCGCACCTCGCCGCCGTGCAGGAGGCCGCGGATGCCGCCGCCCGTGAGATGCGCGCCGCCTGCCTGGGCATGACGACGCGCCCGCCGCTGGCCGTCTTCGACGGCGTCTACGCCGAGCCGCACTCCGGGCTCGCCCGTCAGCGCGAGCAGTACCGGGCCTACCTCGACACCTTCGCGGAGGCGTGA
- the glgA gene encoding glycogen synthase translates to MRVDIVTKEYPPEIYGGAGVHVAELVAALRRSIDVQVRAFGAERGEPGTHAYRTPVELAGANAAVQTLGTDLTMVGDIAGADVVHSHTWYANFAGHLASQLHGIPHVLTAHSLEPLRPWKAEQLGGGYAVSSGIERLAYENAAAIIAVSAGMRNDILRSYPQVDPERVRVIHNGIDVERWRPVENPEFLASIGMDPSRPSVVFVGRITRQKGLPYLLRAAQQLPPEVQLVLCAGAPDTPEIMAEVQELVRVLQQTRQGVIWIERMLPRDELSAILTAATTFVCPSVYEPLGIVNLEAMACGAAVVGTATGGIPEVVDDGVTGRLVPIEQLQDGTGTPVDPDRYVADLAATLSEVAMDPARAAEYGAAGRERARSAFSWGAIADTTRALYEELTA, encoded by the coding sequence ATGAGAGTCGACATCGTGACGAAGGAGTATCCGCCGGAGATCTACGGCGGTGCCGGCGTGCACGTCGCGGAGCTCGTCGCGGCCCTCCGCCGGAGCATCGACGTGCAGGTGCGCGCGTTCGGAGCGGAGCGCGGAGAACCGGGCACGCACGCCTATCGGACGCCGGTCGAGCTCGCCGGCGCGAACGCCGCCGTGCAGACGCTCGGCACGGATCTCACCATGGTCGGCGACATCGCCGGCGCCGACGTCGTGCACAGCCACACCTGGTACGCGAACTTCGCCGGACACCTCGCTTCGCAGCTGCACGGCATCCCGCACGTGCTCACGGCGCACAGCCTTGAGCCGCTGCGGCCCTGGAAGGCCGAGCAGCTCGGCGGGGGCTACGCGGTCTCGAGCGGCATCGAACGGCTCGCCTACGAGAACGCCGCGGCGATCATCGCCGTGAGCGCCGGCATGCGCAACGACATCCTCCGCAGCTACCCGCAGGTCGACCCCGAGCGGGTGCGGGTGATCCACAACGGCATCGATGTGGAACGCTGGCGGCCGGTCGAGAACCCGGAGTTCCTGGCATCCATCGGCATGGACCCGTCCCGCCCGTCCGTCGTGTTCGTCGGGCGGATCACCCGGCAGAAGGGGCTGCCGTACCTCCTGCGCGCCGCCCAGCAGCTACCGCCCGAGGTGCAGCTCGTGCTGTGCGCCGGCGCCCCCGACACGCCCGAGATCATGGCCGAGGTGCAGGAGCTCGTGCGGGTGCTCCAGCAGACCCGCCAGGGCGTCATCTGGATCGAGCGGATGCTGCCGCGCGACGAGCTGTCCGCGATCCTCACCGCCGCCACGACGTTCGTGTGCCCGTCGGTGTACGAGCCGCTCGGTATCGTGAACCTGGAGGCGATGGCGTGCGGCGCGGCGGTGGTCGGCACCGCCACCGGCGGCATCCCGGAGGTCGTCGACGACGGCGTCACCGGGCGCCTGGTGCCGATCGAGCAGCTGCAGGACGGCACCGGCACCCCGGTCGACCCGGACCGGTACGTCGCGGACCTGGCGGCGACGCTCAGCGAGGTGGCGATGGATCCCGCGCGGGCCGCCGAGTACGGCGCCGCCGGACGCGAGCGCGCCCGCAGCGCGTTCAGTTGGGGTGCCATCGCCGACACCACGCGCGCGCTCTACGAGGAGCTGACGGCCTGA